The nucleotide sequence GACGCTATGGGAATGAATATGGTGACGGTGGCCACCGATAAGGCCGCTCAACTAATAATGAAAGGCTTCCCAGATGCCGTTCTAGTGGCATTAAGCGGCAACATGTGTGTCGATAAGAAGGCTAGTGCAGTGGATTTCCTGCTTGGCCGCGGAAAAACAGTGATAAGCGAGGCACTGATCAGTCGTGAGTACTTAGAGAAGAACCTGGGAATCACCCCCGCTAAGGTTGTTGATGTCAATAATAGGAAGAATCTATTGGGGTCAGCCATGGCTCACTCCTATGGATTTAACGCCCACTTCGCCAATGTTGTTACGGCAATATTCATAGCTACCGGCCAAGACGTGGCTCAAGTAGTTGAGTCAAGCATGGGGATCACTTGGGCAGAGGATCGCGGTGATCATCTATACATATCGATAACTCTCCCAAGCCTAGAGGTGGGCACAGTGGGAGGCGGCACAGCGCTACCAACCCAGAGGGAGGCGCTCAAATTAATGGGCGTGGATGTAGGCGGTGCCCCGGGATCCAGTGCTGTTAGGCTAGCTGAAATAATTGGCGCAGCTGTGTTGGCCGGCGAGTTGAATTTATTATTGGCATTGGCTAGGCAGGAATTGGCGGCGGCGCATAATAAGTTAGGTAGGGCTGGGAAAAATAATTGAAACTGTATGAAAAAGAAAAAAAAAAGATGACGATTTATTTTTAGGAGGAAGTAGAGGTATGGAATTAATTACTCGATATACTTCATTGATTTAATGATGAATTGCCTTATCTTTGTCATAACGTTCTCGACGTGCCATATGGGATTAACGAAAACTATTAGCCAACCCTTATCCGACATATTGAAGAACGCAACCTTAAAGTTATTGTATTTTATTAGTAGGTATTGGAAGTTGCCGAGGAGGTCATCGGAGACCTTTCGAGATCGTTGAACGAACTCTAGAAGGCTTAGGACGCCGCGGAAGGATTTAACGGTGAGGGTGTTTGGGAGGTGATGTAGAAGCGGGACATTTGATGAATTAATTATTGCGGCACCAACTATAACCTCGCCGTCTATTAGCTCTGTCAGCAAAAGTTTTTTAAGCTCCATTGAGGGCGTTGTCTCCGTCACCTTATTGTCGGGCGAAACATAAATTACCAATATCAAATCCCTAGGCTATATAAACGCGCCCTGATTTATAAATTTTTGCCCATTTATGTAGAGAAGCAGTTAACTAAATGACTCATCCAAAATAAGCGAGGCGAAGCCTTGAACGGCTTTGCTTGGAGCAATTAATAAGGTAATTATTTTAATGGATTCGCCTAATCCTTTGGTGATTAAAAGATAGAAACATAGGGGGTTTCGATTAGCCCTTAGGATGGGCAATCAATCATTTTGCCTAAGCCTTATAAATGCCGAATCCCGGTCTTCAGTATGCGGGTTGCCTACTCATTGATTGCATTAGCCGGCATAATTATAGCATCTAGCATCATCATTGCATTTCTATTTCCAGTTGAGTTAATGTTCTCCGTTGAGCCCAGATATTGGTACGTGATTTATATAGGTGGCTCCATAATACAGACACAAACCACGCCCCTCTATATTATTATGTGGAGGACAGCTTCCCTTCTTTTCTTGTCTTGGTTATCCCTAATAATAATATATATAATAAAGCCTTTATCGACTGCCGATGCATTATCTATCATCATCGGAGCAGCCTTCATTGTGTTTAATTACCTTTATTTATTTACCATAGGAGCCCCCCTAAGCTTTTATCCATTGATATTTGTGATTCACACAATTGGTCATCCCCTTACCTATATAGATATGGGGCAAGTCATGATAATATACATCATCTGGAGGATTTTGGCCCTAAGAAAAAGGGGTCTCCTGAAGATATTCTGGGCGCTCTGATAAAACGAACGACAAACCTCGCTGGGCGGGGAGGAGGTCAGTTGGATTCCTTAAAGTTTTTAACCGATTCTATCTATGCCTTGTTATGGGTGGAAAATCGCCAGTTCCATTGCTGGTAGATGGTAAGAGAGTGGATGGGAGATCGCCGGATGATCATAGGCCAGTTATGATGCGAGTAGGCGTTCTTCCCAATGCCAGCGGCAGCGCTCTAGTTGGTTATGGCAATACCGTGGTTCTTGCCGCCGTGTATGGACCGAGGGAAGCAATGCCCAGGCACATAGCTTTGCCTGATACGGGCGTGCTTCGGGTTAGGTACCACATGGCGCCCTTCAGCACTGATGAGAGGAAGAGCCCGGCGCCGACTAGAAGAGAAATAGAAATAAGCAAGGTAGTTAGGGAAGCGCTTGAACCAGTTATATTCCTAGAGCAATTCCCCAAGTCCTCAATAGATGTGTTCCTAGAAGTTCTTCAAGCGGATGGAAGCACCAGGGTAACCTCAATAACTGCGGCATCCCTCGCGTTAGCTGATNCCGGCATACCAATGCGTGACTTAGTGGTTGGCGTCTCAATAGGGAAAATAGGCAGCACCGTGGTGGTTGACCTAAATAAGCNCGAGGATAATTATGGAGATGGCGACATGCCAATAGCGGTGGTTTACAAGAGGAGTTGGGTCACCTTAATGCAAGCTGATGGCTCATGGACAGTCGATGAAGTAAAGACTGGGCTTAGCTTGGCTTTTAAGGCAGCTGAACCCATTTACAAAATGGAGAGAGACACATTAAAGGGCCGCTACTCAGAGGAGGCGATATCGCCATGAGTTACCCATTCGAGGTCATTCCAAGCCTACGGCGAGAGGCATTAATGAGACTAATATCTGACGGGAAGAGAGCAGATGGACGTGGATTATATGATTATAGGCAGATCGATATAAAAGTTGGACTCGTCAGAACCGCCGATGGAAGCGCGTTAGCCACCATCGGCAACACGAAGGTGATTGCCGGCGTCAAATTCGAGCTTGGAAGACCATTCGAGGACACCCCAGGCGAGGGGAATCTAATAGTTAACCTAGAGACTCCTCCCCTGGCTTCCCCCACGTTTGAGCCGGGGCCACCGGATGAGAATGCGATAGAACTAGCCAGAGTAGTTGATAGGGCAATACGGCACAGCGGCTTCATAGATATGTCCACATTATCCATAGTGCAAGGCAAGTCAGTCTACGCATTATGGGTTGATGTATATGTGTTGAATCATGATGGTAATCTAATGGATGCTTCACTGCTTGCGGCGGTGGCTGCCCTAGCCACCTCACAGGTCCCGAGGTCAATAATAGATGGAGACATCATTAAGCTGGATAAATCCAATAAGGTTCCTCTAACCGTTAATATGGATAAGATGCCCATAACCACGACCTTCAATAAGATAGGTAAATTCATCTTGGCGGATGCCAATGTAGAGGAAGAGGTGCTAAGCGAGGGAAGATTCACAGTGGCATTCAGCGGTAATGATGTCGTTTCAATACAGAAGTCCAGCGGGTTCTTCACTCCACTTGAAATAGAGGACATGATGACTCATGGACTCGAATTATCCAAATCAATAAGGGCTAGGGTGATTGAGTCTCTAGGCAATAAGCCTGAGTCCTTTATCATTTAGTTTTTAAACCCAAAATCGTTACCCACATTAAAATGGAGAACTATAATTACCCCAATGCAATATTGATCACGGCAGGCCACGTGGATCACGGCAAAACCACCGTGGTTCACGCACTTAGCGGTACCTGGGTGGCTAGGCACAGCGAGGAACTTAAGAGGGCAATGACCATTAAGTTAGGGTACACTAGCATTAATTTATCCAAGTGCGATGATGCTGAGTTCAGCGTTGCTCCCAGTTACTTGGTTGAGAAGTGCCCCAACGGCGAGCANCCAAAGCCCTATAGGAAGATATCTATGCTGGATGCGCCAGGCCATGAGGTCCTCATATCAACCATGATAAGCGGGGTAACCTTCGTTGATGCCGTGATAATGATAATAGACGCCACCATGCCTGTTCCCCAGCCTCAGACGGAAGANCACTTCTTGGCGGCCTCAGTAATGGGAATAAATAACTTGATAATAGTCCAGAACAAGATAGATCTAGTGCCTAAGGAGAAGGCGCTGGAGAATTATAAGCAGATACAATCATTCATAAGAGGCACNTGGGCTGAGGGCGCCCCAATAGTGCCTATATCCGCGCTCCATAAGGTTAACATAGATGCCTTAGCCACGATAATAGATGAGAAGGTGCCCCCAAAACCAATTGACGTGGAGAAGCCTCCAATAATGTACGTGTTGCGAAGCTTTAATGTGAATAGGCCTGGAACACCCGTGGAGAAATTAGTTGGCGGCGTCGTCGGCGGCTCCTTAATACAGGGCCGGTTACGCGTCGGCGATGATATAGAGATACGGCCGGGCCTGAAAATAGGCAATACTTACAAGCCAATAAATACTAAGGCAGTTAGCATAGCCATGGATAATGTGCAGCTAGAGGAGGCTCGCCCCGGCGGCTTAGTCGCTATTGGAACGAAGCTTGACCCAGCATTAACGAAGGCTGATTCCCTCGTGGGCAGCGTCGTAGGCCATCCAAACCAACTTTACCCAGTATATACCAGCATTGTCTTGGATTATCACCAAATACAGAGGAGGGATATGAAGGATCAATTGAAGGCCAATGATCAAGTAATGGCCATAATAGGTTCGGCATCCATACCGGGCATAGTTAAGAGCATGAGGAACTCCTCAATTGAGGTAATGCTTAGAAAAGCGGTCTGTGTTCCCCCCGGCTCTAGGGCTGTAATAATAAAACAAGTGGGGGGCAGGTGGCGCATAACTGGATGGGGCGCATTAATTGATGGTCAAACGGTCCTCGACTAAGGTCTCCCTAGTTCTTTTTGATACCAGCGCATTAATTCTATCTTTCAAGAATCACGTGAATCTACTTGACCGAGTATCGGAGATAGTTAATGAGATTTACATCCCAATAGTGACGCGTGCAGTGTTGGATGAATTAGATAAATTACATGGATTCGGTTCACCTCAAGCTAAGCATATGGTGACCGCCATTAAGGAATTGATTTCAAGGTATTTCTCAATCGCAGACATCGGAGGCGAAGCAGATGAAAGCATAATTAATNTCGCGACGCAANGAAGATGCACAGTGGTTACGTGCGATATGGAGCTTAAGCGCAAGTTAGAGAAGGCTGGAGTCACCGTAATATATTTCAGGAAATCATCGGGACGATTCGAATCAATTTTCTAACCAATCACTGCCCATTGTTTATACACATGGGGGAAGCCTCGCCCTTAAGGGTGAGGTAGCTCACTTAATACATTACAGTGAAAATACTGTATTGAGGAATGGTCAATGTCTCCCGAGGAATCTAGTTCTAGGAAACGGTAATCCTCGATAAAATAATCGATCCTTATAGACCATAACGGAGCAGCACCAATTAATAGATGCAACCCCTAAGGCCTCGGGGAGCCCTCGCCCCACAAGGTAGGGGAGTCAGTGGCCGTAATCTAGCTTAAAAACAGCTGTGCATTAATTCCTGGGATGAGTGTGGGCGGAGATGAAGTGGAGGGAGCAGGTATAATAATTAGGAGGCTTAGTTCTAGGGAGGAGTTCGAGGAATTTGGTCGAGTGGAGATGAGTGTATGGGGTGGGCAATACCCGCCTCCACCTGAGCTGCTGAGGGCGATAGCAGATAATGGTGGATTAGTGTTGGGGGCGTTTCACGGTGAAAAAATGATAGGTATATTGCTGAGCTTCACGGGATTCAATGGTGGGAGGATATATCATTACTCGCATCAGGCTGGGGTTTTAGCTGAGTATAGGGATAAGGGGGTGGGCTTTATGTTGAAGATGACGCAGCGCAGCGAGGTGATTAAGATGGGGCTGGATCTAATTATTTGGACATTTAATCCTTTAATGGCTAGAAATGCATTCTTTAATGTGGGAAAACTCGGCGCCATAGTTAGATGCTATATGAGGAACTATTATGGTTTGATGAATGATGAGTTGAACAGGGGCATACCAACTGATAGAGTAATAGCGGAGTGGTGGATCAATAATAAGCGAGTTAATGGTTGGCGCCCCATCAAGGTAAGTGATCCTCTTCAGTATCCACAAGTAATTGCCACTGTCCCTGTTGAGGGAGGCCCATATAGATTACCGGTGCATGTAATTAAGCCAACAAGTGATCCGCTTATGCTGGAGATACCGGCTGACCTTCTTTCGCTCAGGGATGCTCTTGGCGAGTCAGCCGTAAATGCCTGGATCAACGCTTATCGCGATGCATTTGATTTCCTCCTGGGGGAGAATTATCATGCCACAGATGTAGTTTCATCCAATGGCCGCGTGTTCTATGTATTCACTAGATCCGATGAGGATCTGGGCCAGAGCATATGCAATATGGCACATGGCAAAGAAGCGGCAAGGCTCGACGATTAGAGAGGCCGGGTTCCTATAATTTACGGAAAGGTGAGCTTCAGGGTAGGCATTTCATGTTGGGAAGCGCGGATATTCAAGTGAAACGGAATGAACTCAGTTAACAATGGTATAAATCCAGGGTTCGACTATTTATTAAATAAGGGTTAATTTCAGGGTTGGAGTGGGGGATCTTTGCTATTTTAATCGATTGAGTTATATTAGTTTATCCGTGCAGAATAGATCAATGTCATTTGGTTTCGCCGAGGATATGGATTGCGGAGAAATACGGAAGCACTCATTGATAGGGAAGAGCGCCGCCAGTGCCCTTCAGAAACTACTTGATGCAGTGAAGGGGGGTGAGGCCGGGGTCTATATATTGATGGGGGAATATGGAACTGGTAAGACATTGATTCTAAGGAAGCTAAGTTTGATGATTGGCGGCATTCATGTCATTAATCTTCGACGCGGCATTGATATTTCCTGCTCCAATTCATCTAACGATTCATCGATATATGCCATAGATAATTTCGAGATGCTGCTTCAGAAACCGTTGGTATTTGGGGATAAAGTGAGGAATATAATATCTAACGCTAAGCTCCTAATAGTATCTATTTCATCCAGCGGTGGTCCAATATATGGGGGAAGCATAGTTAACATCAGTGATATATTGATGAGGCTGGAGAATGCGAAGAAGATAATCGTAGAGGTGGATCTCGATGATGCAAAGAAAATAGTTGAATCAGCCGGCATAGGCATTACAGTGCCGCCGCTATTAATGAAGACGCCTGGAATCGTGATTAGGGCATTTGGGGGCAAGCGTGGCTCCGTTGATGATACCTATATGATGATCTAAGATAATTCATGCCCGATTTGTTTCCTCCTAATTATATGCCATGGGTAAGGCAAAAATTAAAAATAATGGATTCGACCCCTGCTAGATGGGCGTATATGAGTACTTATTGGAGGAGATAAGGCGGCATGGCTCCATTCATTTAACGCTGCTTGACCCGGATAAGATAGATATTGAGAAGTTCATCGAATTATCCAGAAATGCCGAGAGAAGCGGATCAAGTGCAATAATGGTTGGCGGCAGTCTGGGCGTCAATGAGAGGCTTCTCGATGATTACCTGGAAGCAGCCAAGAAGGAGGTTAAGATACCCTTTATATTGTTTCCAGGAAACATAGCTGGGCTCAGCAATAAGGCCGATGCATTATTCTATTTATCAGTGCTTAATTCCCTCGATCCATACTACATAATAGGCGCCCAAGTTCAAGCGTCGATATTGATAGCTAAGCGATATCGATCGCTTGACATTATACCAATGGCATACATAATAGTTGGGGAGGGCGGCGCCGCTGGTTACGTGAGTAATGCCCGCATGCTTCCCTTCGAGAGGGATGACATAATAATTGCCTATGCATTAGCTGCAAAGTACCTTGGATTCAGCGTTATATATCTAGAGGCTGGATCCGGCGCAAAGGAACCAATGCGTCCAAGCATAATTGCTAAGATGAAGAAGTTAGTGGATAAGCCGGTAATGGTTGGCGGCGGAATCAGAACGCCAGAGGTAGCTTACAGCATAGCGCTAGCTGGTGCCGATATGGTGGTGACCGGTACAGTGGTTGAGGAGTCTCCCTCAATGATATTATCGGATATAGTTAATGCCGTGCATAAGGGCGGCATGGATAGGATTGGAAGCGATCTAGGGAACAAGGAACCTAAGCAATAGCACGATTATTGGAACAACTATCCCAATCATTATTACGGCCGTGGGGGATAGCTTTATTTTCTCTATTTCTCCCACATCATAAAACCTAACGAGGCCTGCCGACATGAATGGCTGCATGCCGCTCGATTTCCTTCTCTTACTTGGCATGGCTCAACTTATCCCTGCTCGTTTTTAAGCGTTTCCAACAAAAATATATAGTAGCGGAGAACGGAAAGCAGATCTAAAGAATAAAGGATCCCCAGCCCTCATTCGTTAATGCAACTGCTCCTCCAATGCGTTCCCTAAGCATAATCAAGGGATCACCGTTAGAGTTTGCACCTAGGAATGAACCAGCAAGAACAAAGATAAATACGGAGCTTAATGGATTCGGTTTATTGCCCGCCAAAGACGATCACGTGGGCCGTAATTCCATAATTGGTTGCCCTATTGCTCATAGACTTCACATCAATGCATCGATTTAACCTATGCGTTGAACATATTGAGAAGGGATCGGCTTAGCAGTTTCAATTAAGAGGCCCTCCTCCTTAATCGTGGTGGATCATGACGAGGCAGCGCCCCTGAGGAGTTAACCCCTAGGCCTCGGGGAGTCCACAAGGCGGGAGAGGGTCGGTTGCCTAACATGGGTATCGCCTCATCTTTAGTAAAACATTTAAAAATCCCAATGCCTGGGTTTCTTGATAAGTTAATGAAGAGGGTGATAAGACTATCGGTGCAGCCTGGAAAGCCGCTTGCGGCTCAAGCCATTCAGCAGCTTCAGCAGGCATCGCTCAATGCGGATAAGGTTTCGAAGGATATAACTGAAAAAACCAAGCCAATTGCTGCATATGTCTCTGGGAACATAGTTGTTGAGGTTATAGCCGATGATGGCAACTACTCCCTCTCGATAGAGTATCCATCAATAACGGACCTATTAATCAAGGCGGCCGGCAAGGCTGCTCCAACGCATCAAGCCGGTAAGGAGATAATTGGGGATATACCACTAGAGAAGGTCGCCGAGGTCGCTCTGATCAAGTTGGATGAGATCAGGAGCAATGATTTCAAAAAGGCACTGAAGCAAGTCGTTAGCACTTGTCGCTCAATTGGATTAACCGTTAATGGAAAGGATCCGAAGGAGGTGGTTAAGGAAATCGATGCAGGAAAATACGACGAATTAGTTAAAAAGTACGAGGAAAAGGCCAATAAGGGTGATAATTGATGAGCCTTAAACAGGAGTTAGTGACTAAGGCCATTGCTGAAGCCAAGTCCGTCTCGGCTAGGCGTAGATTCGAGCAATCAATAGATTTAGTAGTGACCTTCAGGGACATAGATATAAAGAAGCCTGAAAATAAGTTCTCCCTAACGGTTACTTTGCCGCATGCAATCCCCAATAAATTAAACAAGATATGCATGATTGCCAGTGGTTCCATGGTATTATCGGCTAGGGATGCAGGAGNGGATCTAGTGATTTCTCGCGATGATTTTCCAAAATACACGGAGTCCAAGAAAGCGGTTCGGAAGCTTGCCCAGGAATATGATTTCTTCCTGGCTACTCCGGACATGATGGTTCAGATAGGTAGGTCCATGGGTTCCATATTAGGGCCTCGGGGAAAAATGCCCGACGTGGTTCAGCCAAATGCCGATCTAAAGCCCATAGTGGATAGATACAGGAGAAGCGTTAGGGTTAAGATAAAGGATCAACCA is from Thermocladium sp. ECH_B and encodes:
- a CDS encoding exonuclease; this encodes MSYPFEVIPSLRREALMRLISDGKRADGRGLYDYRQIDIKVGLVRTADGSALATIGNTKVIAGVKFELGRPFEDTPGEGNLIVNLETPPLASPTFEPGPPDENAIELARVVDRAIRHSGFIDMSTLSIVQGKSVYALWVDVYVLNHDGNLMDASLLAAVAALATSQVPRSIIDGDIIKLDKSNKVPLTVNMDKMPITTTFNKIGKFILADANVEEEVLSEGRFTVAFSGNDVVSIQKSSGFFTPLEIEDMMTHGLELSKSIRARVIESLGNKPESFII
- a CDS encoding geranylgeranylglyceryl/heptaprenylglyceryl phosphate synthase; this translates as MGVYEYLLEEIRRHGSIHLTLLDPDKIDIEKFIELSRNAERSGSSAIMVGGSLGVNERLLDDYLEAAKKEVKIPFILFPGNIAGLSNKADALFYLSVLNSLDPYYIIGAQVQASILIAKRYRSLDIIPMAYIIVGEGGAAGYVSNARMLPFERDDIIIAYALAAKYLGFSVIYLEAGSGAKEPMRPSIIAKMKKLVDKPVMVGGGIRTPEVAYSIALAGADMVVTGTVVEESPSMILSDIVNAVHKGGMDRIGSDLGNKEPKQ
- a CDS encoding 50S ribosomal protein L11, producing the protein MKRVIRLSVQPGKPLAAQAIQQLQQASLNADKVSKDITEKTKPIAAYVSGNIVVEVIADDGNYSLSIEYPSITDLLIKAAGKAAPTHQAGKEIIGDIPLEKVAEVALIKLDEIRSNDFKKALKQVVSTCRSIGLTVNGKDPKEVVKEIDAGKYDELVKKYEEKANKGDN
- a CDS encoding exonuclease (involved in the 3' to 5' degradation of a variety of RNA species; forms a trimer of heterodimers (hexamer) with Rrp42; Rrp41 is the catalytically active subunit) codes for the protein MGGKSPVPLLVDGKRVDGRSPDDHRPVMMRVGVLPNASGSALVGYGNTVVLAAVYGPREAMPRHIALPDTGVLRVRYHMAPFSTDERKSPAPTRREIEISKVVREALEPVIFLEQFPKSSIDVFLEVLQADGSTRVTSITAASLALADXGIPMRDLVVGVSIGKIGSTVVVDLNKXEDNYGDGDMPIAVVYKRSWVTLMQADGSWTVDEVKTGLSLAFKAAEPIYKMERDTLKGRYSEEAISP
- a CDS encoding 50S ribosomal protein L1 produces the protein MSLKQELVTKAIAEAKSVSARRRFEQSIDLVVTFRDIDIKKPENKFSLTVTLPHAIPNKLNKICMIASGSMVLSARDAGXDLVISRDDFPKYTESKKAVRKLAQEYDFFLATPDMMVQIGRSMGSILGPRGKMPDVVQPNADLKPIVDRYRRSVRVKIKDQPQVMTRVGSEAMSEKEVVENINAVLEEIYKKVSPEKVRAIYVKLTMGPPIKLTLSQ
- a CDS encoding 3-hydroxy-3-methylglutaryl-CoA reductase, which produces MLNDLLSGKVKMHELDKLLGDSNKATEIRRIYIEHKLGVKLSNIGNTVLDFNKVIGRNAENTIGSAQIPMGVAGPLLVKGXQVNGEVFIPLATTEGALIASINRGAKIITDNGGARSLVIRNEMTRAPIFRLSNASSAVEFIKWVNDNMEAIRKEAESTSSHLRLLRVEPFMSGNNVWLRFSYFTGDAMGMNMVTVATDKAAQLIMKGFPDAVLVALSGNMCVDKKASAVDFLLGRGKTVISEALISREYLEKNLGITPAKVVDVNNRKNLLGSAMAHSYGFNAHFANVVTAIFIATGQDVAQVVESSMGITWAEDRGDHLYISITLPSLEVGTVGGGTALPTQREALKLMGVDVGGAPGSSAVRLAEIIGAAVLAGELNLLLALARQELAAAHNKLGRAGKNN
- a CDS encoding translation initiation factor IF-2 subunit gamma (eIF-2G; forms a ternary complex with GTP and initiator tRNA in the early steps of protein synthesis), producing MENYNYPNAILITAGHVDHGKTTVVHALSGTWVARHSEELKRAMTIKLGYTSINLSKCDDAEFSVAPSYLVEKCPNGEXPKPYRKISMLDAPGHEVLISTMISGVTFVDAVIMIIDATMPVPQPQTEXHFLAASVMGINNLIIVQNKIDLVPKEKALENYKQIQSFIRGTWAEGAPIVPISALHKVNIDALATIIDEKVPPKPIDVEKPPIMYVLRSFNVNRPGTPVEKLVGGVVGGSLIQGRLRVGDDIEIRPGLKIGNTYKPINTKAVSIAMDNVQLEEARPGGLVAIGTKLDPALTKADSLVGSVVGHPNQLYPVYTSIVLDYHQIQRRDMKDQLKANDQVMAIIGSASIPGIVKSMRNSSIEVMLRKAVCVPPGSRAVIIKQVGGRWRITGWGALIDGQTVLD
- a CDS encoding preprotein translocase subunit SecG, which gives rise to MQPFMSAGLVRFYDVGEIEKIKLSPTAVIMIGIVVPIIVLLLRFLVP